One genomic segment of Centropristis striata isolate RG_2023a ecotype Rhode Island chromosome 13, C.striata_1.0, whole genome shotgun sequence includes these proteins:
- the fzd2 gene encoding frizzled-2: MTFCKTWCAVLLLPVLISAQYQGDNGIVVPEHGFCQPISIPLCTDIAYNQTIMPNLVGHYNQDDAGLEVHQFYPLVKVQCSPELKFFLCSMYAPVCTVLEKAIPPCRSICERAKQGCEALMNKFGFQWPERLRCENFPVLGDGQICVGQNDSSAATVPPIMPVPGTQDVSLVPSHERPFRCPTVLKVPPYLNYKFLDVQDCAAPCEPSRGGGNMFFTDKEIHFSRIWILVWSVLCCASTLFTVTTYLVDMQRFRYPERPIIFLSGCYTMVSIAYIAGYFLGDKVVCNESFNPEGYKTIVQGTKKEGCTILFMMLYFFSMASSIWWVILSLTWFLAAGMKWGHEAIEANSQYFHLAAWAVPAVKTISILAIGQIEGDVLSGVCFVSLSSLDPLRGFVLAPLFIYLFIGTSFLLAGFVSLFRIRTIMKHDGTKTEKLERLMVRIGVFSVLYTVPATIVIACVFYEQAFRPHWERSWVSHNCRSLAIPCPLQTGPRMTPDFTVYMIKYLMTLIVGITSGFWIWSGKTLHSWHKFYTRLTNGKHGETTV, encoded by the coding sequence ATGACTTTTTGCAAGACCTGGTGTGCTGTACTCCTGCTGCCTGTACTGATATCAGCCCAGTATCAAGGGGACAACGGAATAGTCGTCCCGGAGCATGGATTTTGTCAGCCGATTTCAATACCACTGTGCACGGACATCGCCTATAATCAAACCATCATGCCTAATTTAGTGGGCCATTACAACCAGGACGACGCAGGACTCGAGGTGCACCAGTTTTACCCTCTTGTAAAGGTACAGTGCTCGCCGGAGTTGAAATTTTTCCTGTGCTCCATGTACGCGCCTGTGTGCACGGTGCTGGAGAAGGCCATTCCTCCCTGCAGGTCAATCTGCGAGAGAGCCAAACAGGGCTGTGAGGCTCTCATGAACAAGTTTGGCTTCCAGTGGCCGGAGCGACTGCGCTGCGAGAACTTCCCCGTGCTGGGAGACGGACAGATCTGTGTGGGCCAAAACGATTCCTCCGCCGCCACCGTCCCACCCATCATGCCTGTCCCGGGGACCCAGGACGTCTCCCTTGTCCCCTCCCATGAGAGGCCTTTTCGCTGCCCGACTGTTCTGAAAGTACCACCATATTTGAATTATAAGTTTTTAGACGTGCAGGACTGTGCAGCTCCCTGTGAGCCCTCAAGGGGCGGTGGGAACATGTTTTTCACTGACAAAGAAATCCATTTCTCCCGCATATGGATTCTGGTCTGGTCTGTGCTTTGTTGTGCATCTACATTATTCACTGTAACCACCTATTTAGTCGACATGCAGCGCTTCAGATACCCTGAGCGTCCTATCATCTTCCTGTCTGGCTGTTACACTATGGTCTCCATCGCTTACATCGCTGGCTACTTCCTGGGAGACAAAGTGGTGTGCAATGAAAGCTTCAACCCAGAAGGCTATAAAACCATCGTACAAGGCACCAAAAAGGAGGGTTGCACCATCCTCTTCATGATGCTCTACTTCTTCAGCATGGCCAGCTCCATCTGGTGGGTCATCCTGTCCCTCACCTGGTTCCTAGCAGCAGGTATGAAGTGGGGGCATGAGGCTATTGAGGCCAACTCTCAGTATTTTCACCTGGCAGCCTGGGCGGTACCCGCCGTCAAGACCATCAGCATCCTGGCCATCGGGCAGATCGAGGGCGACGTGCTCAGCGGCGTTTGCTTCGTGAGTCTCAGCAGCCTGGATCCCCTGCGAGGCTTCGTGTTGGCCCCTCTCTTCATTTACCTTTTCATCGGAACCTCTTTCTTGCTGGCCGGCTTTGTGTCACTGTTCCGAATCCGCACCATCATGAAACACGATGGCACCAAGACAGAAAAGCTGGAACGACTCATGGTGCGGATCGGGGTATTCAGCGTGCTCTACACCGTCCCCGCCACCATTGTTATCGCCTGCGTTTTCTACGAGCAGGCCTTCCGCCCCCACTGGGAGCGCAGCTGGGTCAGCCATAACTGCAGAAGCCTGGCCATCCCTTGCCCGCTGCAGACCGGGCCCCGGATGACTCCAGACTTCACTGTCTACATGATCAAGTACCTGATGACTCTGATAGTGGGGATCACCTCTGGTTTCTGGATTTGGTCTGGAAAGACTCTACACTCCTGGCATAAGTTTTACACAAGGCTGACAAATGGCAAACATGGAGAGACCACTGTGTAG
- the moto gene encoding meiosis-specific coiled-coil domain-containing protein MEIOC produces MAFDGHQTTFASSLFPTYQRQASVNKGGGNNGSVALPFSVSLQEQKTLPYMPWTHNAHDDPYSFINGAQNSIKSRKPTDSSDCDGETDLQGLVSNILDEADSQDSYYSEGSLPTCNPVWSPKTLTEELLQYFQSEAKTQNTPTFRPNYVSHEAFSKAQGQSVDKHVEEYQQPNGLSTNQQWLFHLPNGDQDSNNRRPQKLPPGLPVPNTENTYLSQVQQSKYDNMQAVKARENSQPVNNLPDLSNVLRSRSEMNSSCFHSCYEDQYTQSSTKPNSNEQLWPQDINQLVSSFQSFMAGEHDSLCCGDFPNIHRQTVGMQHEDSMVEQWKITSPAMSTQSTPAMQTPKQLPGDYGTVQMERNAVRKQTFNRDACQDLPGFSSQNTEYYQPRKQFSASLNLPNQYQSNMTMHREKTSPPINMNQYSRHHIQQGMMQSKLRPQMQRENKRVHMSGILGDGFSARPLTNTHMRGGDKKQALSQNPIFDHLGSMQTRFNGENSMASVGNTQQLMPFIYPGSDPRLYPSVPINPSNFSSRSTLPYGSGVPGMDVGDMSANEFATFNSYVGDMMTCRGESTYHGMAPAMTTSMVMNQGGPVIQLSFYLDECYEQWRCLERERRRTEFIFTKTFLGKKTAAVVNTNLPKTPPNPTRVDHLIVNQMREQARVVSLLDRMERLCNTPLHISIHTAVNAHHMAVCITQVRRKEEIASMSKHQRQRAYFTEDKDTLLLVIALKDLAATTRKLRTALWCALQMTLPKPVKRQDHHVNKEATHTERGSSPFEGYSFKL; encoded by the exons ATGGCTTTTGACGGACATCAGACTACATTTGCAAGTTCACTCTTTCCAACATACCAGCGTCAG gcCAGTGTAAATAAAGGTGGTGGAAACAATGGTAGCGTGGCATTGCCCTTCAGTGTCTCACTGCAGGAGCAGAAAACATTACCCTACATGCCCTGGACTCACAATGCTCATGATGACCCCTATAGCTTTATCAATGGTGCACAGAACAGCATTAAGAGCAG gaaACCTACTGACAGTTCTGACTGTGATGGGGAGACTGATCTACAGGGCCtagtatcaaatattttggaTGAAGCAGATTCACAGGACAGCTACTACAGCGAAGG GAGCCTACCAACATGTAATCCTGTCTGGTCACCAAAGACGTTGACCGAAGAACTGCTACAGTATTTTCAATCAGAGGCTAAAACGCAAAATACTCCCACCTTTCGCCCAAATTATGTATCCCATGAGGCTTTCAGTAAAGCACAGGGACAGTCAGTGGACAAACATGTTGAAGAGTATCAGCAGCCCAATGGCCTTTCTACCAATCAGCAATGGCTTTTTCATTTGCCTAATGGAGACCAGGACAGCAACAACCGCCGACCTCAGAAACTGCCACCAGGTCTACCAGTGCccaacacagaaaacacatacTTGTCACAGGTGCAACAAAGCAAATATGACAATATGCAAGCTGTGAAAGCCAGAGAAAATAGTCAACCTGTAAATAATTTACCTGACCTCAGTAATGTCCTTAGGTCTCGTAGTGAAATGAACAGCTCATGCTTTCATTCTTGTTATGAAGACCAGTACACCCAGAGCAGCACAAAGCCCAACAGTAATGAGCAGTTATGGCCACAGGACATTAACCAACTGGTCAGCAGTTTTCAGTCGTTCATGGCTGGTGAGCATGATAGCTTATGTTGTGGAGACTTTCCAAACATTCACAGGCAGACAGTGGGCATGCAGCATGAAGACAGCATGGTTGAACAATGGAAAATCACCAGTCCTGCAATGTCAACACAAAGTACTCCTGCAATGCAGACCCCAAAACAGCTGCCGGGAGATTATGGGACAGTGCAGATGGAAAGAAATGCAGTAAGGAAACAGACATTTAATCGTGATGCCTGTCAAGATCTACCTGGTTTCAGCTCACAAAACACAGAGTACTACCAGCCACGCAAGCAATTCTCTGCATCTTTAAACCTACCAAACCAATACCAAAGCAACATGACCATGCACAGAGAGAAAACTTCACCCCCCATTAACATGAACCAGTATTCAAGGCATCACATCCAGCAGGGCATGATGCAGAGCAAGCTCAGACCACAGATGCAGAGAGAAAATAAGAGGGTGCATATGTCTGGCATTCTAGGAGATGGCTTCTCTGCAAGACCCCTAACCAACACTCACATGAGAGGGGGAGATAAGAAACAGGCCCTCTCACAAAACCCAATCTTCGACCACCTGGGGAGCATGCAGACGAGATTTAATGGAGAAAACAGCATGGCCAGTGTAGGGAATACACAGCAGCTCATGCCTTTCATATATCCTGGGAGTGACCCCAGACTATACCCCAGTGTGCCCATCAACCCGTCTAACTTCAGCTCCAGATCCACACTGCCCTATGGAAGTGGTGTCCCTGGCATGGATGTGGGTGATATGTCAGCCAATGAGTTTGCAACTTTCAACTCCTATGTTGGCGACATGATGACCTGCAGAGGGGAGAGCACTTATCATGGCATGGCCCCAGCCATGACAACTTCAATGGTGATGAATCAAGGAGGACCAGTGATCCAGCTTTCCTTCTACCTGGACGAGTGTTATGAGCAGTGGAGGTGtttggagagggagagaaggagg ACAGAGTTTATCTTCACCAAGACATTTCTTGGAAAAAAGACTGCAGCAGTTGTCAACACTAACCTACCCAAAACTCCACCAAATCCCACAAGAGTCGACCACCTCATTGTAAATCAGATGAGGGAACAAGCAAGG GTGGTAAGCCTTCTGGACAGAATGGAGCGTCTGTGCAATACTCCGCTCCATATCAGCATCCACACCGCAGTGAACGCGCATCATATGGCTGTTTGCATCACCCAGGTGAGACGCAAGGAGGAGATTGCCAGCATGTCCAAACACCAGCGGCAGAGAGCTTATTTCACAGAGGACAAAG ACACCCTGTTGCTGGTCATCGCGCTGAAGGACCTCGCTGCTACCACAAGGAAGCTCCGCACGGCCCTGTGGTGTGCTCTCCAGATGACACTACCGAAACCTGTCAAGAGGCAGGACCACCATGTTAACAAggaggccacacacacagagaggggCTCCTCTCCGTTTGAGGGATACTCTTTTAAGTTATGA
- the ccdc43 gene encoding coiled-coil domain-containing protein 43 — MAAPATDAGEFESWLNDRLDSLEVDREVYGAYILGVLQEDESDEEKEEVLQGILSAFLDEDTVEDVCKQIIKEWTDCRNRSAAKSDADDAEVQAIASMIEKQAQIVVKQKEVSEESKKRKEALLAQYANVTDDEDEAEEEEPPCGNNPVPNDKSLFKNTNVEEVLNRQKQKRDQAREDAQKKKEGDKMQREKDKLAKQDRKEKEKKRTQKGERRR; from the exons ATGGCTGCGCCCGCGACAGACGCCGGGGAGTTTGAAAGCTGGCTAAATGATCGGCTGGACTCGCTGGAAGTGGACCGGGAGGTGTACGGGGCCTACATTTTAGGCGTCCTGCAGGAAGACGAGAGCGACGAGGAGAAAGAAGAAGTGCTTCAAGGGATTTTATCCGCATTTCTG GACGAGGACACCGTGGAAGATGTCTGCAAACAGATCATCAAAGAGTGGACAGATTGTCGCAACAGATCAGCAGCCAAAAGTGATGCTGATGATG CTGAAGTCCAGGCCATTGCCAGTATGATAGAAAAACAAGCTCAGATTGTGGTGAAACAAAAGGAGGTGTCCGAGGAGTcgaagaaaaggaaagaagcCCTCCTCGCTCAATACGCTAATGTCACAGACGATGAGGA TGAAGCTGAAGAAGAGGAGCCACCGTGTGGAAATAACCCTGTTCCAAATGATAAAT CCCTGTTTAAGAACACCAACGTGGAAGAGGTGCTGAACAGACAAAAGCAAAAGCGGGATCAGGCCCGTGAAGATgcacagaagaagaaggaagGGGACAAGATGCAGCGGGAGAAGGACAAACTGGCCAAACAAGAcaggaaagagaaggagaagaagcgTACACAGAAAGGTGAACGCAGGAGATAA